One genomic window of Sodaliphilus pleomorphus includes the following:
- a CDS encoding helix-turn-helix domain-containing protein — translation MNRIREVLDAKGISQTELANRLGKTFNMVNMYASNKVQPPIPVLYRIADILNVDVRELLISNLINKGCANGEKRD, via the coding sequence ATGAACCGAATAAGAGAGGTATTGGATGCTAAAGGCATTAGCCAAACAGAATTAGCAAATAGGCTTGGAAAGACTTTCAACATGGTCAATATGTATGCCTCGAATAAAGTACAGCCTCCTATTCCTGTTTTGTATCGGATTGCAGATATTCTGAATGTAGATGTCAGAGAGTTGCTTATATCAAATCTAATCAACAAGGGTTGTGCCAATGGCGAAAAAAGAGATTAA